Proteins encoded together in one Xiphophorus maculatus strain JP 163 A chromosome 13, X_maculatus-5.0-male, whole genome shotgun sequence window:
- the LOC102227924 gene encoding protein S100-A1-like isoform X1 translates to MPDTIMSKEPSSNLESAMQMLIKTFHKYSGKEGDKYTLSRGELKELLTEELGSYLGNSKDNEAVEKVMNDLDANNDGEVDFTEFIILMGALTVACNDFFLDSKPEDKGKDGAGKKD, encoded by the exons ATGCCGGACACAAT CATGTCCAAGGAGCCCAGTTCCAACCTGGAGAGTGCCATGCAGATGCTCATAAAAACCTTCCACAAATATTCGGGGAAGGAGGGCGATAAGTACACCCTGAGCAGGGGCGAGCTGAAGGAGCTGCTAACGGAGGAACTGGGCAGTTACCTAGGG AACTCCAAAGACAACGAAGCCGTGGAGAAGGTGATGAACGACCTCGACGCCAACAACGACGGCGAGGTGGACTTCACAGAGTTCATCATCCTGATGGGCGCCCTCACAGTGGCCTGCAACGACTTCTTCCTGGATTCAAAACCGGAAGACAAGGGGAAAGACGGGGCGGGGAAGAAAGATTGA
- the LOC102227924 gene encoding protein S100-A1-like isoform X2 encodes MSKEPSSNLESAMQMLIKTFHKYSGKEGDKYTLSRGELKELLTEELGSYLGNSKDNEAVEKVMNDLDANNDGEVDFTEFIILMGALTVACNDFFLDSKPEDKGKDGAGKKD; translated from the exons ATGTCCAAGGAGCCCAGTTCCAACCTGGAGAGTGCCATGCAGATGCTCATAAAAACCTTCCACAAATATTCGGGGAAGGAGGGCGATAAGTACACCCTGAGCAGGGGCGAGCTGAAGGAGCTGCTAACGGAGGAACTGGGCAGTTACCTAGGG AACTCCAAAGACAACGAAGCCGTGGAGAAGGTGATGAACGACCTCGACGCCAACAACGACGGCGAGGTGGACTTCACAGAGTTCATCATCCTGATGGGCGCCCTCACAGTGGCCTGCAACGACTTCTTCCTGGATTCAAAACCGGAAGACAAGGGGAAAGACGGGGCGGGGAAGAAAGATTGA
- the LOC102220762 gene encoding uncharacterized protein LOC102220762, whose translation MEGAIQAVVKTFLKSSKGKESLGKKEFQTLVSSQLGNILSGADSKEAINTMSQGLDSDSDGKVGFEEYMKLIGYLACSLSEQRVLSKQEPAENNASQPVVQSTPGSTAEQPKENAEPKEEPKPKENDETKAEPTAEAKVEAKAGANPEVKVEAKAEGETKPEAATVEAAASAEAEVKATEKEPEKAEETPKAEEPTEKSPTAAEEDVAKKTEEASS comes from the exons ATGGAGGGTGCCATCCAGGCCGTGGTGAAAACCTTCCTGAAGTCATCCAAAGGAAAAGAGAGTCTAGGAAAGAAAGAGTTTCAAACCCTCGTCTCATCCCAGCTCGGCAACATCCTTTCG GGTGCAGACAGCAAGGAAGCAATCAACACTATGAGCCAGGGACTAGACTCTGACTCTGACGGCAAGGTTGGCTTTGAGGAATACATGAAGCTAATAGGCTACCTGGCCTGCTCGCTCAGTGAGCAGCGTGTCCTCAGCAAACAGGAACCTGCAGAAAACAATGCATCCCAACCAGTGGTGCAAAGCACCCCTGGCAGCACAGCAGAGCAACCAAAAGAGAACGCAGAGCCAAAGGAGgaaccaaaaccaaaagaaaacgaCGAAACAAAGGCAGAACCAACTGCTGAGGCAAAGGTAGAAGCAAAAGCGGGCGCAAACCCTGAGGTAAAGGTAGAAGCAAAGGCAGAGGGGGAAACCAAGCCAGAGGCAGCTACGGTGGAAGCAGCAGCATCGGCAGAGGCTGAGGTAAAAGCTACAGAGAAGGAGCCAGAAAAAGCTGAGGAAACACCAAAAGCGGAGGAGCCAACAGAGAAGTCGCCTACTGCTGCTGAGGAGGACGTAGCGAAGAAGACAGAAGAGGCGTCTTCATAG